CCTTCTTGTGTTCGAATGGCGCGCGTCTCCTCGCGCTTGTGTTCCAGACTTCCGAGATCCCCGCCCGACAAATTGAAGTAGTGAATGTCCCAGCCCTTTTCCTTCAACAGGAGCAGAGTCCCGGCCGCGACGAATTCTATATCGTCCGGGTGGGCGAAGACCGCTAAGGCTGATTTGTTATCGGCCACGACTACTTGCGAATTTCTTCCAAGGTTACCGCCCTTCCTTCTGTCGCCGACTTGTCGGCTGCAAAGATCACTTCAAACGTTTTAATGGATTCGTTCAGAGAAGTAAGTGGCATGTCCTCTCCTTTATCCACTGCATCAAAGAATGCTTGAAACTGGTCCTGGTAAGGGTGGTCGGCGACATCCCCCGAATCCGCCAACGCCATCGGCAGTTCCGCCCAAGCCTTATCTCTTAGATGAAGCTTGTTGGAGTAAATTTTATTATCCAGGAGGCTACCTTCGCTTCCGACCAAGTGGGTATGAAAGTAGTAGGGTTGGAAGCAATCAATTACCGAAGCCACTTTCCCGACCTTGCCGCTCTTAAATTGGACGAGCGTTACGGTGGTGGTAGGATACTCGTATTTCGAAAAGATTTCGTGACTGGATTGTGCGTTCATGGAGGTGACACTGACAACCTCGTCATTCATGCACATTAACAAGGCATCCAGCGCGTGACATCCGGCAGACAATAAACTGCTACCGCCATTTTCTTTGGTTGTGTTCCAGCGGTACTGTCCATAC
This portion of the Verrucomicrobiota bacterium genome encodes:
- a CDS encoding Gfo/Idh/MocA family oxidoreductase, coding for MSKNTYNTGVIGYGWAATAHINAINGTTQGNVCAVYSSRDLDPVELKAAHGSDIKPYKDVAEMLANPSVDTVSITSYPNQHKEQAIAAARAGKNLIIEKPLALTLADCYAIQEAVDEAGVKACVCFEVRFISQFQTIKKIIGEGLLGELHYAEVDYYHGVGPWYGQYRWNTTKENGGSSLLSAGCHALDALLMCMNDEVVSVTSMNAQSSHEIFSKYEYPTTTVTLVQFKSGKVGKVASVIDCFQPYYFHTHLVGSEGSLLDNKIYSNKLHLRDKAWAELPMALADSGDVADHPYQDQFQAFFDAVDKGEDMPLTSLNESIKTFEVIFAADKSATEGRAVTLEEIRK